The Thermodesulfobacteriota bacterium genome includes the window TTGTGAAAGAGCTTCCTGACGGTGAGATCGAAGTAGAGGAGATAGGAAACCACTGGGTTGAGATTAGAAGCTCTTCAGCTCACTTTAAAATTGCGGGGCTTCCAAGCGAAGACTTTCCAATTGTTCCCGAGCTTCACTCAGACAACCTCTTTAGTGTTGAGAGCTTTTTAATTGAGGATATGATTTCAAAGACAATTTTTGCTGTCTCTCCTGACGAACTAAGACGCAATCTGGCAGGGATTTATTTTGAAGAGTCAGCCGATAAAAACTTAAGACTCGTTGCAACAGATGGGCACCGCCTCTCGTTAGTTGAGAAAAAAGTAGACGGAGGGGTTAAGTTTGATAAAGGTTTTGTTGTTCCTAAAAAAGGCGTTGCTGAACTTAGAAAAGTTCTGAGATTATCCGAGACTGTTAAGATTGGAGTTGGGGATAATTTTTTTATGGCAGAGGGGGACAACATAGTACTTATTGCAAGACTCATAGACGCTGACTTTCCAGACTACAAGCAAGTCACACCAGAGGTTACAAAAGTAACAATCACTATTGGAAAGGATGAGCTGTTAAGTGCTTTAAAAAGAGTTTCTATTCTGTCATCTGAGAAAACAAGAAGCGTTAAGCTAAATATTGAGAATAATGAAATGACCCTAGTCTCAGTATCTCCTGAGTTTGGTGAGGCTAAAGAATCTTTAGCACTTGAATACTCTGGAGAGCCTGCCGAACTAGGATTTAATGCCCGCTATTTAATGGATGTGCTTGAAGCGATTACTCAGGAGAAAGTTCAAATAGGACTTATTGATGAGCTAAGCCCTGCTGTGATTAAACCAGACGATGAAGAAGTTTATATGTCAGTTATTATGCCAATGAGAGTTTAGTAGCCATTTGAGTCTTTATGTTAGAGATATTATTTCCCAAGTTATGCAGCTCATGTGCTGACCCCGTTTCAAAAAGTCAGAATATATGCTCTGATTGTTCCGATGATATAAAGTGCATTCAGGACTGGTCTTATTGCAGTAA containing:
- the dnaN gene encoding DNA polymerase III subunit beta, with the translated sequence ISSTDLETTMSTWCEAQVQKEGSLAIPARKLYEIVKELPDGEIEVEEIGNHWVEIRSSSAHFKIAGLPSEDFPIVPELHSDNLFSVESFLIEDMISKTIFAVSPDELRRNLAGIYFEESADKNLRLVATDGHRLSLVEKKVDGGVKFDKGFVVPKKGVAELRKVLRLSETVKIGVGDNFFMAEGDNIVLIARLIDADFPDYKQVTPEVTKVTITIGKDELLSALKRVSILSSEKTRSVKLNIENNEMTLVSVSPEFGEAKESLALEYSGEPAELGFNARYLMDVLEAITQEKVQIGLIDELSPAVIKPDDEEVYMSVIMPMRV